From the Saccharomyces paradoxus chromosome V, complete sequence genome, the window taattattttattatccTCCCATTAATCGATACTTTTATTTGGAGACACCCACTTTCCGGGTAACATCTGTCTGGCTATTCTGATTCATTTATAAGCAGCGGAGAAAAAACGATTGAAGAATTGATATAACGATATCTTAAATTTGCGGAGCACAAGGTCACAAGTGAAGTTTGAATACCAGTTTTATCTCCATCTTTCATTAGCAGCATAaggaatttgaaaacaccttttgaaagaaaaaagaaatgccTGGATTTACAGCTCCAACAAGAAGGCAAGTGTTGTCTTTATACAAGGAGTTTATCAAAAATGCTAACCAATTCAATAATTACAACTTTAGAGAATACTTCTTAGGTAAAACGAGGACTACCTTCAGACAGAACATGAGTCAGCAGGATCCAAAAGTGTTAATGAACCTATTTAAGGAAGCTAAGAACGAACTGGGTGTCTTGAAAAGACAGTCTGTTATTTCCCAGATGTACACGTTTGACAGGCTGGTCGTAGAACCATTGCAAGGAAGGAAACATTAAAATGCGGCCTTACTGGTCATTGCATGTGAGAAGGGGCTTTCcggtattttttttccttcccACGCCCGGAGATTCTTATGGTTATATCTTATTGAGAGGTGACTGCCTTTAATGTGGGAAATATATCATTAGGTGATATACCCAATTTCCGAACGATACTTTACATGGTTTAACTTCACTTAGTTCATGTAATTTATTCCCTTAATACTAAcagcatttctttttcggtAGCAGATttatcttctcttttcttcaacccCTTTTGGGATTACTAAAGGAAAGTTTATAGCTTGTATATAACACTATAACTAAAATATAAACCCTCTCCGAGGTGACGTACTATTTATCACGGATCAATGCTATGGAAGCCGTGCGATTTATTGGATTGTCTGGCCTTTTGCGGTGCACGTTTAGGAGAGAAAGCAGTCTAAGTGGACACAATGGACATTTTCCTGATTTAATGTTTGTATTTGGACGATCTTCGCGCACCAACTTTATATGCGTTATAgttgtttcttcttttttcggGCCATTCCATCGGATAAACTTCTCACgtaaaagtgaaaaaaaaaaattcgcCTATATATTAACCAGCTCATCACTTGGATATCGTTCTTTTCGGTTTACAACACGAAGAGCCAACTGTTTTCTTACTTCATTATTTAGCATTACtttatttcttatttttttttaagtcAGCTCAAAAGTTCAGAATTACCATATATACcgaaaaataatgaagagaaagacTGCTGAGGTCAAAGGTGAGAAGGAGAGGAACTCTAAACAAATTTCCCTTGAGGAAGACAAGATAAAGGGCTTGTTcaatccaaaaatttgggACAAGACTTTCCAGGATGGcttgaaaaaggaaattgaaaactcTCAACCTTACAATTGGGGTACTATTCATGAATTGATTAACGATGATCTACTACGTGCTGTTCgtaaagaaattgaaactgaGATCCATTtcaccaaaaaagaaaccgaTATATATAGAGTTAACCAAAGTGGTGACTTGGCCAATCTGTCCGGTCTGGACTGGGATGACTTGTCCCGTTTGCCTAATTTGTTTAAGCTGCGTCAAATCCTGTATTCTAAGCAATATagagatttttttggctaCATCACCAAAGCTGGTAAATTGTCTGGTTCTAAGACCGACATGAGCATCAACACTTACACAAAGGGTTGTCACTTGCTGACTCATGATGACGTTATTGGATCTAGAAGGATCAGCTTTATTCTATACCTACCAGATCCTGACAGAAAATGGAAGTCGCATTATGGTGGAGGTTTGAGACTCTTTCCAAGTATTTTACCAAACGTCCCACATTCCGATCCATCCGCTAAACTGGTTCCACAATTCAACCAAATcgcatttttcaaagttttaCCAGGTTTCTCTTTCCACGATGTCGAAGAAGTCAAAGTCGATAAGCACAGATTATCTATTCAAGGCTGGTACCATATTCCACAAGTTGGTGAAGAAGGCTACATACcaggtgaagaagaagcgTGGGTACGTAACAATACTTCCACTTTGGCACAAATTGAATCTAATGTCCtagaagattttgaatttccaaaggatgaaa encodes:
- the ISD11 gene encoding Isd11p (similar to YER048W) — encoded protein: MPGFTAPTRRQVLSLYKEFIKNANQFNNYNFREYFLGKTRTTFRQNMSQQDPKVLMNLFKEAKNELGVLKRQSVISQMYTFDRLVVEPLQGRKH